The Bacillota bacterium genome includes a window with the following:
- a CDS encoding NAD(P)/FAD-dependent oxidoreductase: MFDYDVIVVGAGPAGIFSARELSNAGFRVLMLDKGKDLDARKCPVESSGDCAHCSPCSIVCGFGGAGAFSDGKLTLSPEVGGWLNEFLSRDELVTLIKYVDQVYLDHGAPDRVYAPSDNAVHEMERKATLAELEFIPAKIRHLGTGHSKLVLQNMRQTLVDHGVEIKTLEPVTEILVQDGKAMGVVTTKGEYRGKYVVLAPGREGASWLVTQARRLKLSTVVNSVDIGVRVEAPAVVMEPLTKDFYESKLVYHSRSFEDRVRTFCMCPYGKVAVENNGGLITVNGHSHSEHKTNNTNFAILVSKNFTEPFKEPIAYGQHIARLANLLGGGVLVQRLGDLLAGRRSTHSRIEKGLVVPTLPTATPGDLSLVLPYRYLVSILEMLEAMDKLAPGLYSRHTLLYGVEVKFYSSRIQVDDNFQTDIQNLYAIGDGAGVTRGLMQASISGVLLGRAIANGET, translated from the coding sequence ATGTTCGACTACGATGTGATTGTTGTTGGCGCGGGCCCCGCGGGTATTTTTTCGGCTCGGGAGTTGAGTAACGCAGGCTTTCGGGTGCTCATGCTGGACAAGGGTAAGGATCTGGATGCCCGTAAGTGCCCCGTGGAGAGCAGCGGGGACTGTGCCCATTGTTCGCCCTGCAGCATTGTCTGTGGTTTTGGGGGAGCCGGCGCGTTCAGTGACGGCAAGTTGACTTTGTCACCAGAAGTGGGTGGCTGGTTGAATGAGTTCCTCTCCCGGGATGAATTGGTTACACTCATCAAGTATGTAGACCAAGTCTACCTGGACCACGGTGCCCCGGATCGGGTGTATGCTCCCTCGGACAACGCGGTACACGAGATGGAGCGCAAAGCAACACTAGCGGAATTGGAGTTTATCCCGGCCAAGATTCGTCATCTAGGGACGGGCCATTCCAAACTGGTCCTGCAGAATATGCGCCAGACCTTGGTGGATCACGGGGTGGAGATCAAGACCCTAGAGCCGGTGACCGAGATTCTGGTCCAAGACGGTAAAGCTATGGGGGTAGTGACCACCAAAGGGGAGTACCGGGGTAAGTATGTCGTTTTGGCACCGGGGAGAGAGGGTGCCTCCTGGTTGGTGACCCAGGCGCGTCGGTTGAAGTTGTCTACGGTGGTGAATTCCGTGGACATCGGGGTGCGCGTCGAGGCGCCGGCGGTGGTAATGGAGCCCCTCACCAAGGACTTTTACGAGTCGAAGTTGGTGTATCATTCCCGTTCCTTTGAGGATCGGGTCCGTACCTTTTGCATGTGTCCCTACGGCAAGGTGGCGGTGGAGAACAACGGTGGCTTGATTACCGTCAATGGCCACAGCCATTCGGAACACAAGACCAATAATACCAACTTTGCCATTTTGGTGAGTAAGAATTTTACCGAGCCCTTCAAAGAGCCCATCGCCTATGGCCAACATATCGCCCGACTGGCTAACCTGCTGGGGGGTGGCGTGTTGGTGCAGCGCCTGGGGGATCTTTTGGCTGGCAGACGATCTACCCACAGTCGGATTGAGAAGGGGCTCGTGGTCCCGACTTTGCCCACCGCTACTCCCGGGGACCTGAGTCTGGTGCTGCCCTACCGGTATTTAGTAAGCATTTTGGAAATGCTGGAGGCTATGGACAAGCTGGCTCCGGGGCTCTATTCCCGGCATACATTGCTTTACGGAGTGGAAGTGAAGTTCTACTCTTCCCGGATCCAGGTGGATGACAACTTTCAGACCGATATCCAGAACCTATATGCCATCGGCGATGGGGCAGGGGTGACGCGGGGTCTGATGCAGGCCTCCATTTCCGGTGTCCTTTTGGGTAGAGCCATCGCCAACGGCGAAACCTAA